One part of the Raphanus sativus cultivar WK10039 chromosome 7, ASM80110v3, whole genome shotgun sequence genome encodes these proteins:
- the LOC108816790 gene encoding plant cysteine oxidase 1 isoform X2 produces the protein MGFEMKQEKDVLGLIPSKTQGKACSSNSSSVNSPHNKNKKKKKDNKKKVVMTWRRKKTDSRAEEITAVRQLLLTCKEVFSKGGPGVVPSEDKIQQLRGVLEDVGLTPTMPFFRPIPGPSDGSSPRITYLPLHECEQFSIAIFCLPPSGAIPLHNHPGMTVFSKLLFGTMHIKSYDWVVDAPLRDPKTRLAKLKMDSTLTAPCNTSILYPEDGGNMHRFTAKTACAVLDVLGPPYCNAEGRHCTYFLEFPLDKFSLEEDDVLRGQVEKEGRAWLQERDDNPEDHNVVGALYGGPKVED, from the exons ATGGGGTTTGAAATGAAACAAGAGAAAGACGTTTTGGGATTGATTCCGAGTAAGACTCAAGGTAAAGCTTGCAGCTCTAACTCTAGTTCTGTTAATTCGCCTCATaataaaaacaagaagaaaaagaaggataATAAGAAGAAGGTGGTGATGACATGGCGCCGGAAGAAGACTGATTCTCGGGCAGAAGAGATAACTGCGGTTCGGCAGCTGTTGCTTACTTGCAAGGAAGTGTTCTCCAAGGGCGGTCCTGGAGTTGTTCCTTCTGAAGATAAAATCCAACAGCTACGAGGAGTTCTTG AGGATGTCGGATTAACTCCGACCATGCCGTTTTTCCGACCAATCCCCGGACCGAGTGATGGGTCTTCACCACGGATAACGTACCTGCCTCTACACGAATGTGAACAATTTTCG ATTGCGATTTTCTGTTTACCGCCTTCTGGTGCCATTCCTCTTCATAACCATCCAGGGATGACCGTTTTTAGCAAGCTTCTCTTTGGTACAATGCACATCAAGTCGTATGATTGGGTGGTTGATGCTCCAT TGAGAGATCCGAAAACGCGGCTAGCAAAATTGAAGATGGACTCAACGTTAACCGCACCATGCAACACCTCCATCTTGTACCCGGAAGATGGAGGGAACATGCATCGGTTCACAGCGAAAACAGCGTGTGCGGTGCTAGATGTGCTTGGCCCTCCTTACTGCAATGCAGAAGGCAGGCATTGCACTTATTTCCTAGAGTTCCCTTTGGACAAGTTCTCATTGG AGGAAGACGACGTTTTGAGAGGTCAAGTGGAGAAAGAAGGTCGTGCCTGGCTGCAAGAAAGAGATGATAACCCAGAGGATCATAACGTAGTTGGAGCGCTATACGGAGGTCCAAAGGTTGAGGACTAA
- the LOC108816790 gene encoding plant cysteine oxidase 1 isoform X1, which yields MGFEMKQEKDVLGLIPSKTQGKACSSNSSSVNSPHNKNKKKKKDNKKKVVMTWRRKKTDSRAEEITAVRQLLLTCKEVFSKGGPGVVPSEDKIQQLRGVLENMKPEDVGLTPTMPFFRPIPGPSDGSSPRITYLPLHECEQFSIAIFCLPPSGAIPLHNHPGMTVFSKLLFGTMHIKSYDWVVDAPLRDPKTRLAKLKMDSTLTAPCNTSILYPEDGGNMHRFTAKTACAVLDVLGPPYCNAEGRHCTYFLEFPLDKFSLEEDDVLRGQVEKEGRAWLQERDDNPEDHNVVGALYGGPKVED from the exons ATGGGGTTTGAAATGAAACAAGAGAAAGACGTTTTGGGATTGATTCCGAGTAAGACTCAAGGTAAAGCTTGCAGCTCTAACTCTAGTTCTGTTAATTCGCCTCATaataaaaacaagaagaaaaagaaggataATAAGAAGAAGGTGGTGATGACATGGCGCCGGAAGAAGACTGATTCTCGGGCAGAAGAGATAACTGCGGTTCGGCAGCTGTTGCTTACTTGCAAGGAAGTGTTCTCCAAGGGCGGTCCTGGAGTTGTTCCTTCTGAAGATAAAATCCAACAGCTACGAGGAGTTCTTG agAATATGAAACCAGAGGATGTCGGATTAACTCCGACCATGCCGTTTTTCCGACCAATCCCCGGACCGAGTGATGGGTCTTCACCACGGATAACGTACCTGCCTCTACACGAATGTGAACAATTTTCG ATTGCGATTTTCTGTTTACCGCCTTCTGGTGCCATTCCTCTTCATAACCATCCAGGGATGACCGTTTTTAGCAAGCTTCTCTTTGGTACAATGCACATCAAGTCGTATGATTGGGTGGTTGATGCTCCAT TGAGAGATCCGAAAACGCGGCTAGCAAAATTGAAGATGGACTCAACGTTAACCGCACCATGCAACACCTCCATCTTGTACCCGGAAGATGGAGGGAACATGCATCGGTTCACAGCGAAAACAGCGTGTGCGGTGCTAGATGTGCTTGGCCCTCCTTACTGCAATGCAGAAGGCAGGCATTGCACTTATTTCCTAGAGTTCCCTTTGGACAAGTTCTCATTGG AGGAAGACGACGTTTTGAGAGGTCAAGTGGAGAAAGAAGGTCGTGCCTGGCTGCAAGAAAGAGATGATAACCCAGAGGATCATAACGTAGTTGGAGCGCTATACGGAGGTCCAAAGGTTGAGGACTAA
- the LOC108816784 gene encoding probable pectate lyase 19 — translation MEMARLLKLMLVFCIAGLIPTIRANISELDEYWSLRADKAREFTLQAYHSDPYEIVDHFHERHYDNSTDDTGTEEHSGNSTDDTGTEEHSSNSTDDTTTEEDSSNSTDDTATEEHSSNSADVTATEEDSGTKPEEAGTEVIEMVGNSTNSTRRSLKGKGKGKWSKLKGPCTASNPIDKCWRCRTNWAKRRKKLAKCVRGFGHGTTGGKRGRIYVVTSNLDEDMVNPIPGTLRHAVIQKKPLWIIFKNDMSIRLNQELLVNSHKTIDARGADVHIAHGAGITMQFVRNVIIHGLHIHHISESSGGMIRDSEDHFGMRTRADGDGLSIYGSSNIWIDHVSMSKCQDGLIDAIVGSTAITISNSHFTHHNDVMLLGAQNNMNEADMKMQVTVAYNHFGKGLVQRMPRVRWGFVHVVNNDYTHWELYAIGGSQGPTILSHGNRFIAPPHLPYYKEVTKRDYASEDEWKHWTWRSEKDIFMNGAFFRQSGDPHYKSAHTRKQMIKPKNGYAVSKLTKYAGALDCRVGRRC, via the exons ATGGAGATGGCTAGGTTATTAAAGTTGATGCTTGTGTTCTGTATTGCCGGTCTGATTCCGACCATACGAGCCAACATATCGGAGTTGGACGAATATTGGTCACTGCGAGCCGACAAAGCTCGAGAGTTCACTCTCCAAGCTTATCATTCTGATCCTTACGAAATCGTCGATCACTTTCATGAACGTCACTACGA CAACTCTACTGATGATACTGGGACAGAGGAACATAGCGGCAACTCTACTGATGATACCGGGACAGAGGAACATAGCAGCAACTCTACTGATGATACCACTACAGAGGAAGATAGCAGCAACTCTACTGATGATACCGCTACAGAGGAACATAGCAGCAACTCTGCTGATGTTACCGCTACAGAGGAAGATAGCGGCACGAAGCCTGAAGAGGCGGGAACTGAGGTCATTGAAATGGTCGGGAACTCAACGAACAGCACTAGACGAAGCTTAAAAGGTAAAGGCAAAGGAAAATGGAGTAAGCTCAAGGGACCGTGTACCGCAAGTAACCCGATAGATAAATGCTGGCGTTGCCGTACGAACTGGGCTAAGCGTCGTAAGAAGCTTGCCAAATGTGTCCGCGGGTTTGGCCACGGGACGACTGGTGGGAAACGTGGACGTATCTACGTGGTTACAAGCAACCTCGACGAGGACATGGTGAACCCTATACCAGGGACATTGCGTCACGCCGTGATTCAAAAGAAACCTCTCTGGATCATTTTCAAGAACGACATGAGCATTCGTTTAAACCAAGAGCTTTTGGTTAATAGCCACAAGACGATCGATGCACGTGGAGCTGATGTCCATATCGCACATGGCGCAGGGATAACAATGCAGTTTGTTAGAAATGTTATTATCCATGGGTTGCATATTCACCATATATCTGAGAGTAGCGGTGGTATGATTCGTGACTCGGAAGACCATTTCGGAATGAGGACTAGAGCCGATGGTGACGGGTTATCTATATACGGTTCGTCTAACATATGGATTGACCATGTTTCGATGTCAAAATGTCAAGATGGACTAATTGATGCAATTGTTGGATCCACTGCCATTACAATCTCCAACTCTCACTTCACTCACCACAACGAC GTGATGCTGCTTGGTGCGCAGAACAATATGAATGAAGCGGACATGAAGATGCAAGTCACAGTGGCTTATAACCATTTTGGTAAGGGACTTGTCCAGAGGATGCCAAGGGTTCGATGGGGATTTGTTCACGTTGTGAACAATGATTACACTCATTGGGAGCTTTACGCTATCGGAGGTAGTCAAGGTCCGACTATTCTCAGCCATGGAAACCGATTCATAGCTCCTCCACACTTACCTTATTACAAAGAG GTGACAAAGAGAGATTATGCTTCTGAGGACGAGTGGAAACACTGGACATGGAGATCTGAGAAAGATATATTCATGAACGGAGCTTTTTTCAGACAATCTGGGGATCCTCATTACAAAAGTGCTCACACGAGAAAACAAATGATTAAACCTAAAAATGGATACGCTGTTTCTAAGCTGACCAAATACGCAGGAGCACTTGATTGCAGAGTCGGTAGACGCTGTTAG